Proteins encoded in a region of the Bacteroidales bacterium genome:
- a CDS encoding T9SS type A sorting domain-containing protein — MEFIYDDSGNRIMRHIIELKDRDNIPEDSTQMAYNWDFTDTTALKYTEMINNISITIYPNPNGGMFKVVLGNTENNTKASLYLHSLSGSLVFEKGPIKQVTDVDIRNQKNGTYILTIIVNHKKKTWKVIKQ, encoded by the coding sequence GTGGAATTCATTTACGATGACTCAGGCAACAGGATAATGCGGCACATTATTGAGCTTAAAGACCGTGATAATATTCCTGAAGATAGTACACAGATGGCATACAACTGGGATTTTACCGATACTACTGCTCTCAAATATACTGAAATGATCAACAATATAAGTATTACTATTTATCCCAATCCCAATGGTGGAATGTTTAAAGTAGTATTAGGTAATACTGAAAATAATACTAAAGCTTCATTATACCTGCATTCGCTTTCAGGTTCACTTGTATTTGAAAAAGGGCCAATAAAACAAGTAACTGATGTAGACATACGAAACCAAAAAAACGGAACTTACATACTCACCATTATTGTAAATCACAAGAAAAAAACGTGGAAAGTGATTAAGCAATAA